One Nonomuraea angiospora DNA segment encodes these proteins:
- a CDS encoding 4Fe-4S dicluster domain-containing protein, with product MALITQRVEVPVTIDEALCIDGCTLCVEACPLDSLAISDETGKAYMHVDECWYCGPCAARCPVDAVTINIPYLLR from the coding sequence ATGGCCCTGATCACCCAGCGGGTCGAGGTCCCGGTGACCATCGACGAGGCGCTCTGCATCGACGGCTGCACGCTCTGCGTCGAGGCCTGCCCGCTGGACTCGCTCGCGATCAGCGACGAGACCGGCAAGGCGTACATGCATGTGGACGAGTGCTGGTACTGCGGGCCTTGCGCCGCGCGGTGCCCCGTGGACGCGGTCACCATCAACATCCCCTACCTGCTGCGATGA